GCGCCGTCACCTCGTCGCTATGCCAGGGGCCATTCTCCGCCGTGTAGGGCTGATTGGTGCCAGGGCGGAAACAGATGCCTTGCGGGTTGCGATGCCCGTAGGTGAAGACGCGCGCATCAAAGCCCTGTGGTGGATTGTTGCCGGGCGCAGCCTTGCCGTCCCGGTCGATGCGGAGCACCTTGCCACCCATGCGGGTCGGGCTTTGCGGCACTTCGCCGTTATGGGTGTCGCCCGTCGTCACATACAGGAAGCCGTCCGCAGGACCGAAGCGAAGGCGCCCGCCGTTATGCGCGCCAGCATCGCCGAAGGGATGGTTGCTGGGCGCCGGCTTGTAGGCGATGTCGGTGACGATATCCTGCCGGTTCGAGACCTTGGTCAGATCGGGACTGACCGTCAGCCGCAGCACGCGGTTGGTTCCTGGCGCGGTCATGCTCGACGCCGAGTACACGTAGATGTAGCGGTTGGCGGCGAAGTCGGGGTCGATAGCCACGCCGTTCATACCGGCCTGACCGCTGCAGAAAAGGTCGGCTGCGGTTTCCGGGAAGCCCTTGGAGTCCTTGACGCCGAGCAAAGCGTTAACCTTGCCGTCCGGGAGCCGGACCGATAGTCCGCCGCACTTCTCGGTGAAGAACATCGTGCCGTCCGGGAGAAACGCCATATCCCACGTCAAGTCACGTCCGGCCATCACGGCGGTGCTGCTGAGGACGGGAACGCCGCCGGCGCTTTGGGCCACCGCCGACCCGGACAGGACGAATGAAGCCAGTAATGCAGACGGCAACACAAAGCGGATGCGTCGAGTCATCGATGTCTCCTCCGTTTTTTTGGTACGTCTCACTCCCCGAAAAGCCCACGACCCATCGATCATTCCGGCGCATCTGAGTATCGTCGTGAAATCGGGGTCGCATCCTGACGGATGCAAACGTGAGCTTTCTGTGAACATGCGCATCGTGCGCTCGCGGAAATTGTCCGCGAGCGTATCGAACGGGCTCTCCCTGAGCCGTGCCGAAGTCTGTCCGAAAGGATCAGAATTCCGGCGGGAGGTATCCGTTGATCTCGAGTCCGATGCAGATTTCGACGAGCGTTGGAGTAGTCCAGTGCATGGAGCGCCTCCTCCTACGGTACGACAATTATAACTCTAAGTCGGATTGGATAAGCCGACAAGCGCCCTTTGGGCAGCATGCCGGCGGTAAGTTCCACGCTGTCGACGAGCGGCGTGAACCAATGTCACGCTTGCCGCCGCGCAATTTCGTTTGTAGCACGAACCGGACATGAGGCGCGGCTGGCATAAGCACAAGGCTGCGCCGTCTAGGAAGCCCGCGCACCAATGAGCGATCGCTATATTATGTGCTCGGCGGGGGTAGGGCCATGCGCTATCCAGTTGGCGTCGGCCGGGCCGGCTTGCAGTGGAGCGGTACCACCTTCATCAACGGCAAGGTGTTGCGGCCTGCGTGGCCACCGGCCGTAGTAAGGCGCGATAAACCGAACTTGCCATCGGTGGTCCCCGCTCGCGCGCCGAACAAGCCGGTGGGTGCGGCGGTATTGTTTTTGGCTGGCGACGAACGCACCATCCACGGCACGAACGATCCATGATCGATCGGCGGCGCTGTGTCCTATGGCTGCATTCGAATGCTGAACGCAAACGTGCTCGATCTCTATGGCCGTGTCAGATTTTGGAACCACGGTGATTGTGACGCGGTAAGCCCGGAGGCTTCATATTTGTTCACGACGAACTCAGCGCAGACATGTCTGCTCATGGCACCAAGCGGAC
The genomic region above belongs to Pseudorhodoplanes sinuspersici and contains:
- the pqqA gene encoding pyrroloquinoline quinone precursor peptide PqqA, with the protein product MHWTTPTLVEICIGLEINGYLPPEF
- a CDS encoding PQQ-dependent sugar dehydrogenase, whose product is MTRRIRFVLPSALLASFVLSGSAVAQSAGGVPVLSSTAVMAGRDLTWDMAFLPDGTMFFTEKCGGLSVRLPDGKVNALLGVKDSKGFPETAADLFCSGQAGMNGVAIDPDFAANRYIYVYSASSMTAPGTNRVLRLTVSPDLTKVSNRQDIVTDIAYKPAPSNHPFGDAGAHNGGRLRFGPADGFLYVTTGDTHNGEVPQSPTRMGGKVLRIDRDGKAAPGNNPPQGFDARVFTYGHRNPQGICFRPGTNQPYTAENGPWHSDEVTALTAGGNGGWDPRPNVGGRSDCPDNYCGYSPNQMGAMDPKERSVFMPMTDTKTYPDAMKPAWNNDQLSQGMSSCAFLNGAQWKDWNGRMVVTFMGIGIHGTPVGNRLDVLDITPDGSSATRTTVSLPMPAGRFRSVVQGPDGNMYVATDQGDIYLLKPN